A single genomic interval of Falco cherrug isolate bFalChe1 chromosome 8, bFalChe1.pri, whole genome shotgun sequence harbors:
- the LMLN gene encoding leishmanolysin-like peptidase isoform X2 has protein sequence MAVAPGGGRLWPRRPHRPLLAALTAALLLGCGRTAASLSSSSPCRHRVPSGEEVVYQVPLKENHVLKRNVDQQLRIKIIYDRSVEDLLPEKRHLIKSKLFPQAVSYLEKTFQVRKSTGTILLSRQCATNQYLRRKADPHRYCRGACASHTRCGPVIVPEKHLQQCRVHNESEWHHGPTGLPDQEGVRDADFVLYVSALTTERCGHENIIAYAAYCQLEAELDRPVAGYANLCPNMISTQAQEFVGMLSTVKHEIIHALGFSAGLFAFYRDDDGKPLTARYADGLPPFNESLGLYQWSNKVVHKAVRLWDVRGGKMLRHTVYLLVTPRVVEEARKHFNCPILEGMELENQGGMGTELNHWEKRLLENEAMTGSHTQNRVFSRITLALMEDTGWYKANYSMAEKLDWGRNKGCDFVMKSCKFWIDQKKQKQLISPYCDTLRSNPLQLTCRQDQRAVAVCNLQKFPKQLPQEYQYFDNLNGVPAEELPYYGGSVEIADYCPFSQEFSWHLSGEFQRSSDCRIIENQPDPTKNYGAEKYGPNSVCLIQKSAFVMGQCRRKLSYPDWGSGCYQVSCSPQGLHVWVKDTMYLCSRSGQVLMVSIEMNGWIHVGNLICPACLDFCDSCPPERDPPPSNFTKPAPIDLCSCSSSLVVTLWLLMANLIPLLTGLFLCA, from the exons ATGGCCGTCGCGCCGGGCGGTGGGCGCCTCTGGCCTCGCCGGCCCCACCGGCCGCTGCTCGCCGCCCTGACCGCCgcgctgctgctgggctgcggTCGCACCGCCGCgtctctctcctcttcctcgcCCTGTCGCCACCGTGTGCCCAGCGGCGAGGAG GTTGTCTACCAGGTTCCTCTGAAGGAAAATCACGTCCTGAAACGAAACGTGGATCAGCAGCTAAGGATTAAGATTATATACGATAGAAGTGTGGAGGA TTTGCTACCTGAGAAAAGACACCTCATAAAG AGCAAACTTTTTCCCCAAGCTGTATCTTATTTGGAGAAGACATTCCAAGTGCGCAAATCCACGGGTACTATATTGCTAAGCAG GCAGTGTGCAACAAACCAGTATTTAAGGAGGAAGGCTGACCCTCACAGATACTGCCGAGGAGCCTGCGCAAGCCATACGAGGTGTGGGCCAGTTATAGTTCCCGAGAAACACCTCCAG CAATGCAGGGTGCACAATGAAAGTGAATGGCACCATGGACCCACTGGCTTACCGGATCAAGAAGGTGTTCGAGATGCTGACTTTGTACTTTATGTTAGTGCTCTCACTACTGAAAGGTGTGGCCATGAAAACATCATTGCATATGCAGCCTATTGCCAGCTGGAAGCTGAACTGGACAG GCCAGTAGCAGGATATGCTAACTTGTGTCCAAATATGATTTCAACGCAAGCTCAGGAATTTGTTGGCATGCTGTCTACAGTGAAACATGAGATCATCCATGCACTG GGTTTCTCTGCTGGACTGTTTGCTTTTTATCGCGATGATGATGGAAAACCTTTGACAGCAAGATATGCAGATGGACTCCCTCCTTTTAAtgaaag TCTAGGTTTGTATCAGTGGAGCAATAAAGTCGTTCATAAAGCAGTGAGGTTGTGGGATGTACGTGGTGGCAAAATGCTGCGCCATACTGTTTATCTTCTGGTAACTCCTCGTGTAGTT gaAGAAGCGcgaaaacattttaattgtcCAATTCTAGAGGGAATGGAGCTTGAAAATCAAGGTGGCATGGGTACTGAGCTCAATCACTGGGAGAAGAGATTGTTAGAG AATGAAGCAATGACTGGATCCCATACACAGAATCGAGTCTTTTCCAGGATCACTTTAGCATTAATGGAGGACACTGG CTGGTACAAAGCAAATTACAGCATGGCAGAGAAATTAGACTGGGGACGCAATAAAGGCTGTGACTTTGTAATGAAGAGCTGTAAATTCTGGATCgaccaaaagaaacaaaa GCAATTAATCAGTCCATACTGCGACACTTTGAGGAGCAATCCTTTGCAGTTAACCTGCAGACAGGACCAAAGAGCAGTAGCAGTGTGCAACTTGCAGAAGTTTCCAAAGCAGTTACCTCAGGAATATCAG tattttgacAATCTTAACGGAGTACCAGCAGAAGAATTGCCTTATTATGGTGGCTCAGTAGAAATTGCTGACTATTGTCCCTTTAGTCAAGAATTTAGTTGGCATTTAAGTGGTGAATTTCAGCGCAGCTCGGACTGTAGAATAATTGAGAACCAACCAG ATCCTACCAAAAACTATGGTGCAGAGAAATACGGACCAAACTCTGTATGTCTTATTCAGAAATCTGCTTTTGTCATGGGGCAGTGCAGGAGAAAACTCAGTTACCCTGACTGGGGTAGTGGATGTTATCAA gtttcTTGTTCTCCACAAGGGCTGCATGTTTGGGTAAAGGACACCATGTACCTATGCAGCCGCTCAGGTCAGGTGTTAATGGTGAGCATTGAGATGAATGGCTGGATACATGTTGGGAATCTGATCTGCCCAGCCTGTTTGGACTTCTGTGACTCCTGTCCCCCAGAGCGGGATCCTCCACCTTCTAACTTCACAAAACCTGCACCCATCG acTTATGCTCCTGCTCATCTAGCCTGGTCGTAACCCTTTGGCTGTTGATGGCTAACTTGATTCCCCTGCTAACAGGATTATTTCTCTGCGCATAG
- the LMLN gene encoding leishmanolysin-like peptidase isoform X1, whose product MAVAPGGGRLWPRRPHRPLLAALTAALLLGCGRTAASLSSSSPCRHRVPSGEEVVYQVPLKENHVLKRNVDQQLRIKIIYDRSVEDLLPEKRHLIKSKLFPQAVSYLEKTFQVRKSTGTILLSRQCATNQYLRRKADPHRYCRGACASHTRCGPVIVPEKHLQQCRVHNESEWHHGPTGLPDQEGVRDADFVLYVSALTTERCGHENIIAYAAYCQLEAELDRPVAGYANLCPNMISTQAQEFVGMLSTVKHEIIHALGFSAGLFAFYRDDDGKPLTARYADGLPPFNESLGLYQWSNKVVHKAVRLWDVRGGKMLRHTVYLLVTPRVVEEARKHFNCPILEGMELENQGGMGTELNHWEKRLLENEAMTGSHTQNRVFSRITLALMEDTGWYKANYSMAEKLDWGRNKGCDFVMKSCKFWIDQKKQKRQLISPYCDTLRSNPLQLTCRQDQRAVAVCNLQKFPKQLPQEYQYFDNLNGVPAEELPYYGGSVEIADYCPFSQEFSWHLSGEFQRSSDCRIIENQPDPTKNYGAEKYGPNSVCLIQKSAFVMGQCRRKLSYPDWGSGCYQVSCSPQGLHVWVKDTMYLCSRSGQVLMVSIEMNGWIHVGNLICPACLDFCDSCPPERDPPPSNFTKPAPIDLCSCSSSLVVTLWLLMANLIPLLTGLFLCA is encoded by the exons ATGGCCGTCGCGCCGGGCGGTGGGCGCCTCTGGCCTCGCCGGCCCCACCGGCCGCTGCTCGCCGCCCTGACCGCCgcgctgctgctgggctgcggTCGCACCGCCGCgtctctctcctcttcctcgcCCTGTCGCCACCGTGTGCCCAGCGGCGAGGAG GTTGTCTACCAGGTTCCTCTGAAGGAAAATCACGTCCTGAAACGAAACGTGGATCAGCAGCTAAGGATTAAGATTATATACGATAGAAGTGTGGAGGA TTTGCTACCTGAGAAAAGACACCTCATAAAG AGCAAACTTTTTCCCCAAGCTGTATCTTATTTGGAGAAGACATTCCAAGTGCGCAAATCCACGGGTACTATATTGCTAAGCAG GCAGTGTGCAACAAACCAGTATTTAAGGAGGAAGGCTGACCCTCACAGATACTGCCGAGGAGCCTGCGCAAGCCATACGAGGTGTGGGCCAGTTATAGTTCCCGAGAAACACCTCCAG CAATGCAGGGTGCACAATGAAAGTGAATGGCACCATGGACCCACTGGCTTACCGGATCAAGAAGGTGTTCGAGATGCTGACTTTGTACTTTATGTTAGTGCTCTCACTACTGAAAGGTGTGGCCATGAAAACATCATTGCATATGCAGCCTATTGCCAGCTGGAAGCTGAACTGGACAG GCCAGTAGCAGGATATGCTAACTTGTGTCCAAATATGATTTCAACGCAAGCTCAGGAATTTGTTGGCATGCTGTCTACAGTGAAACATGAGATCATCCATGCACTG GGTTTCTCTGCTGGACTGTTTGCTTTTTATCGCGATGATGATGGAAAACCTTTGACAGCAAGATATGCAGATGGACTCCCTCCTTTTAAtgaaag TCTAGGTTTGTATCAGTGGAGCAATAAAGTCGTTCATAAAGCAGTGAGGTTGTGGGATGTACGTGGTGGCAAAATGCTGCGCCATACTGTTTATCTTCTGGTAACTCCTCGTGTAGTT gaAGAAGCGcgaaaacattttaattgtcCAATTCTAGAGGGAATGGAGCTTGAAAATCAAGGTGGCATGGGTACTGAGCTCAATCACTGGGAGAAGAGATTGTTAGAG AATGAAGCAATGACTGGATCCCATACACAGAATCGAGTCTTTTCCAGGATCACTTTAGCATTAATGGAGGACACTGG CTGGTACAAAGCAAATTACAGCATGGCAGAGAAATTAGACTGGGGACGCAATAAAGGCTGTGACTTTGTAATGAAGAGCTGTAAATTCTGGATCgaccaaaagaaacaaaa gagGCAATTAATCAGTCCATACTGCGACACTTTGAGGAGCAATCCTTTGCAGTTAACCTGCAGACAGGACCAAAGAGCAGTAGCAGTGTGCAACTTGCAGAAGTTTCCAAAGCAGTTACCTCAGGAATATCAG tattttgacAATCTTAACGGAGTACCAGCAGAAGAATTGCCTTATTATGGTGGCTCAGTAGAAATTGCTGACTATTGTCCCTTTAGTCAAGAATTTAGTTGGCATTTAAGTGGTGAATTTCAGCGCAGCTCGGACTGTAGAATAATTGAGAACCAACCAG ATCCTACCAAAAACTATGGTGCAGAGAAATACGGACCAAACTCTGTATGTCTTATTCAGAAATCTGCTTTTGTCATGGGGCAGTGCAGGAGAAAACTCAGTTACCCTGACTGGGGTAGTGGATGTTATCAA gtttcTTGTTCTCCACAAGGGCTGCATGTTTGGGTAAAGGACACCATGTACCTATGCAGCCGCTCAGGTCAGGTGTTAATGGTGAGCATTGAGATGAATGGCTGGATACATGTTGGGAATCTGATCTGCCCAGCCTGTTTGGACTTCTGTGACTCCTGTCCCCCAGAGCGGGATCCTCCACCTTCTAACTTCACAAAACCTGCACCCATCG acTTATGCTCCTGCTCATCTAGCCTGGTCGTAACCCTTTGGCTGTTGATGGCTAACTTGATTCCCCTGCTAACAGGATTATTTCTCTGCGCATAG